One window of Lytechinus variegatus isolate NC3 chromosome 2, Lvar_3.0, whole genome shotgun sequence genomic DNA carries:
- the LOC121408346 gene encoding probable aminopeptidase NPEPL1, producing the protein MASVKSEMLQFSATNTTSDPADRSVLIVGQLPNLTKVPYDTAKTKLQPRVNEESYRMALGCLSPSPTDTVSLWFNNATLAALPVKASRHNTPSRSHILTKLVRSCLTGSGNECIVVACEHAHVFALGCAIARAFPLYSRKAGSHKQVQRVITVEFVITDENNSSLTDEEVGTLNFTAQSIRESARIVDMPCSEMNTMHFVQEVQRVGQGLGITPLIIQGEELQRKGFGGIYGVGKAAANPPAFAVLSHTPPNASQTIAWVGKGIVYDTGGLSIKGKTAMPGMKRDCGGAAAILGAFEAAVKAGFEENLHALFCLAENAVGPDATRPDDVHIMYSGRSVEINNTDAEGRLVLADGVSYAARDLKADIIVDMATLTGAQGISTGKYHAGLLTNNEDWEMASVKAGRNTGDLVFPLVYCPELHFSEFGSAVADMKNSVADRGNAQSSCAGLFIGSHIGFDFGGVWIHFDIASPSYSGERATGFGVGLLLGLFGRATQSKLLQSISPCGLNQDDEMMVESATKKIRLI; encoded by the exons ATGGCATCTGTGAAATCAGAAATGTTGCAGTTTTCTGCTACAAACACCACCTCAGATCCCGCAGATCGGTCTGTTTTGATCGTTGGTCAGCTCCCAAACTTGACCAAAGTTCCCTATGACACCGCAAAGACCAAATTGCAGCCACGAGTCAATGAAGAG TCCTACAGAATGGCACTTGGCTGTCTTAGCCCATCGCCAACAGATACTGTCTCTCTGTGGTTCAACAATGCAACGTTAGCTGCTCTACCAGTGAAAGCCAGTAGACACAATACACCCTCCCGATCTCACATCCTCACCAAACTGGTCCGTAGCTGTCTCACTGGAAGTGGCAACGAATGCATTGTG gtTGCGTGTGAACATGCCCATGTCTTTGCGCTTGGTTGTGCCATCGCAAGAGCATTTCCCCTCTATTCTCGTAAAGCAGGCTCCCATAAGCAAGTCCAGCGTGTCATCACCGTAGAATTTGTCATCACAGATGAGAATAATTCCTCTTTAACCGATGAAGAGGTTGGAACTCTAAACTTTACTGCTCAGTCTATCCGGGAGTCGGCTCGTATTGTAGACATGCCCTGCAGTGAAATGAACACAATGCACTTTGTACaa GAAGTACAAAGAGTTGGACAAGGCCTTGGCATCACCCCTCTCATCATCCAAGGAGAGGAGCTCCAACGTAAAGGATTTGGAG GTATCTATGGTGTTGGTAAAGCTGCAGCCAATCCACCAGCCTTTGCTGTTCTTAGCCACACCCCACCAAACGCCTCTCAGACCATCGCTTGGGTTGGTAAAGGTATTGTCTATGATACAGGTGGACTCTCTATCAAGGGGAAG aCTGCCATGCCCGGTATGAAGAGAGACTGTGGTGGGGCAGCGGCTATTCTAGGTGCGTTCGAAGCAGCCGTTAAAGCA GGCTTTGAAGAAAATCTTCATGCTTTATTCTGCCTTGCTGAGAATGCTGTAGGGCCAGATGCCACGAGACCAGATGATGTGCATATTATGTACTCAGGAAG GTCAGTTGAAATCAACAACACGGATGCAGAAGGGAGATTAGTACTAGCAGATGGT GTATCCTATGCAGCAAGAGATCTAAAGGCTGATATTATCGTTGACATGGCAACCCTGACCGGTGCCCAAGGAATCTCAACAGGAAAGTACCACGCTGGACTCCTGACCAATAATGAAGACTGGGAGATGGCATCGGTGAAAGCAG GTCGTAACACTGGTGATTTAGTGTTTCCCTTGGTGTATTGTCCAGAGCTTCACTTCAGCGAGTTTGGCAGTGCAGTAGCCGACATGAAGAACTCTGTTGCG gatcGTGGCAATGCACAGAGTTCTTGTGCAGGTCTCTTCATCGGTTCTCATATCGGCTTTGACTTTGGGGGAGTTTGGATACACTTTGACATTGCCTCTCCCAGTTACTCG GGTGAGAGAGCAACAGGGTTTGGTGTAGGTCTACTGTTGGGTCTGTTCGGACGTGCCACTCAATCCAAACTCCTTCAATCCATCTCACCATGCGGCCTCAATCAAGACGACGAAATGATGGTTGAAAGCGCCACCAAAAAGATACGACTCATATGA